Genomic DNA from Microbacterium neungamense:
CGGCTGAACGTCGCGCTGGCCGCCTTGCGCAGCGGACTGAGGCGCTCACGGGCGCGGACCGACAGTCCCGCGACGGCGTCGCGTGTGCCCGCGGCGGTCCCGGATGCCGCAGATGCGGCGTCGGATGCGGAGGCGGCCGGGGCCCCGGAGGTGGCCGCGCCCGCGGACGCCGCGGCGACGCCGTCCACCGCGTGATCGACCGCCGCCCGCAGCACGTCGGCGCGCGTGATGGCGCCGTCCGGGCCGGTCGGCGTGATGGTGTGCACGTCCAGCCCGAGGTCCCGCGCCAGCCGGCGCACCAGCGGCGAGCGGACGGCCACGGGCCGGCGCGCCTCGCCGGGCCGTGGTGCGGCGGCCTGCGCCGCGGCATCCGACGTCTGGACGTCGGCACGTTCTGCGGATGCGTCCGGCGAGATCGTCCTGGATTCCTGCGGACGTCCTGACACCGCGGCGGGTGCGGCCTCGCGGGGCCGCCGGCGGCGCCCGCTCGTGGTGCGCTCGGAGGTGCCGTAGCCGATCAGGACGTTCCCCGAGCCGGCGCGCTCCTCGGTGCGGTAGGTCTCCTGCGCGGAAGCTGCGTGAGGCGCGGGCGTTTCGTCTCGCTCGGCTACGCCGCGCTCGCTCAACGGCCGGGGAAGGGAGCCCGGCTCGTTCAACGACGGGGAAGGGGCGGGGACGGCATCCGCCACCTCGAGCACCGGAGCGCCCACCGGGATCGTGTCACCGGGTTCGCCGTGTAGCGCGGTGACGACGCCGGAGAAGGGGGAGGGGAGTTCGACCACGCTCTTCGCGGTCTCCACCTCGGCGATCGCCTGATCGGTCCTGATCGTGTCGCCCACCTGCACCAGCCACTGCACCAGGCCCGCTTCGGTGAGCCCCTCGCCCAGGTCGGGCAGACGGAACACGTGCGACGTGAGGGTGCTCATCACTCGTCCTCCCAGTGCAGCGAGTCGATCGCGTCGAGGATGCGGTCGGCATCCGGCAGGTACCAGTGCTCGAGCTTCGGCGGCGCGTACGGGGTGTCGAACCCGGTGACGCGGCGCACCGGCGCCTCGAGGAACTCGAAGCAGCGCTCGAAGACGCGCGCCTGGATCTCGGAGGCGACGCTCGCGAACCCGGGAGCCTCGGCGACCACGACCGCCCGGCCCGTGGAGCGCACCGCGGCCGTGACCATGGCGTCGTCGAACGGGGTGAGGCTGCGGACGTCGACGACCTGCACGCTACGCCCCTCGCCGGCCGCGATCTCCGCGGCCTCGAGCGCGAGCGGCACGCAGGCGCCATAGGCGATCACGGTGACGTCGGTGCCGTCCCGCACGATGTGCGCGGTCCCGATCTCGGCCGTCCGCGAGGTGTCCACCTCGCCCTTGGACCAGTAGAGCTTCTTCGGCTCGAGGAAGACCACCGGGTCGGGAGAGGCGATCGCCGCGCGCAGCAGCGAGTACGCGTCCTGCGGCGTGGACGGGCACACCACGGTGAGGCCCGGCGTGTGCGCGTAGTAGGCCTCGGAGGAGTCGCAGTGGTGCTCGACGCCGCCGATGCCGCCGCCGAACGGGATGCGGATCACCATGGGCATCCGCATCGCCCCGCGCGTGCGGTTGCCGAGCTTGGCGACGTGGCTGACGATCTGCTCGAAGGCGGGGAAGGCGAAGGCGTCGAACTGCATCTCCACCACGGGCCGCATGCCGTTCATCGCCATGCCGACCGCCGTGCCCACGATGCCGGACTCGGCCAGCGGGGTGTCGAAGCAGCGGTCCTCGCCGAACCGCGCGGTGAGCCCGTCTGTGATGCGGAACACACCGCCGAGCGCCCCGACGTCCTCGCCGAAGACGACGACGTCGGGGTCCTCGGCGAGGGCGTCCGCGAGGGCGCGGTTGAGCGCCGCCGCCATCGTCATCGTCTGCACCGCCGGCTCGGCGTGGGCCGTGTCGAGGCGGATGTCGTCGTGTGCGAGCGTCATCGGTGGCCTCCTGCGTCGGCGAGGGAAGCCCGGTCGATCTCGTCGCGCAGCATCCGCCACTGCTCCTCGAGCTGCGGCGAGCGGGTCGCGGTGACGAACCGGAACAGGTCCTCGGGGTCGTGATCGGCGTCCGTGTTCAGCGCCGTGCGGAGCGCGGCCGCCACCTCTTCGGCCTCGGCGGCGATCCTCTCCTCGGCCGCGTCGTCGAGGAGCTGTCTGCCGGCGAGATGCGCGCGCAGCCGCAGCAGCGGGTCGCGGGCGGTCCAGGCCTGCACGTCCGTGCGATCGCGGTAGCGGGTGTCGTCGTCGGCGTTGGTGTGCGCCTGCATCCGGTACGTGTGCGCCTCGACGAGGGAGGGGCCCCCTCCGGTGCGGGCGCGGTCGACGGCCTCGCCGAGCACGGCGAGCACGGCGGCGACGTCGTTGCCGTCGACGCGCTCACCGGGCATCCCGTATCCGATCGCCTTGTGCGCGAGGGAGGGGGCCGCCGTCTGCCGGGACAGCGGCACGGAGATGGCGAACTCGTTGTTCTGCACGAAGAACACCACCGGCACGTGGAACACGGCGGCGAAGTTCATCGCCTCGTGGAAGTCGCCCTCGCTGGTGGCGCCGTCGCCGCACAGGGCCAGCACGGCGGTGTCCTCGCCGCGGTGCTTCGCCGCCTGCGCGAAGCCGACCGCGTGCAGGAGCTGCGTCGCGAGCGGGGTCGTCTGCGGGGCGACCCGGTGCGCGGTCGGATCGTAGCCGGAGTGCCAGTCGCCCTTCAGCAGCGTCATCGCCTCGGCCGGGCTCACCCCGCGCCCGATGATCGCGACGGCGTCGCGGTAGGTGGGGAACAGCCAGTCGCGGTCGCCGAGCACCAGCGCGGCGCCCACCTGGCACGCCTCCTGGCCGTGCGAGGACGGGTACACCGCCAGGCGGCCCTGGCGCACGAGGGCGCCGGCCTGGTCGTTGATCCGCCGTCCCTCGACGAGGCCGCGGTACGCCCGCAGCAGGGTGTCGTCATCCGGCATCCGGTAATGGTCGTCGGCGACGGCGGCGCCGGTCTCGTCGATGAGCCGCACCGGCGCGTCGCGCGGGAGCAGGTGCTCGTATCGCATCGTGTTCGCCCTCCTCGCCGAACCTGATGAGGAAAGCTTGACTCTCGGGCGCGCACTCGTCCAGAGGGTGGCTGGGAAATCTGGACGATTGCCATCGCATTGCGGCGATCCCGGCCAGAGTGTCAGAATTCGCTGACGGAACGGGAGGGTGCATGGCAGAGCTCGACGAGGTGGATCAGGCGATCCTGGCGGAGCTGCGCAAGGATGCGCGGTCGTCGATGACCGCGATCGCGGACGCCGTGCACATCTCCCGCGCGGGCGCGCATGCGCGTATCAAGAGGCTCACGGATGCCGGTGTCATCACCGGCTACACCGTCCGCACCGATCCGGTGCTGCTCGGCCACCACGCCTCCGCCTACGTCATGCTCGCCATCGAGCAGGCGACCTGGCAGGACGTGCAGGACCGGCTGCGGGCGATCCCGGAGGTCGAGCATATGGCCCTCGTCGGCGGCGACGTCGACGTCATCCTCCTGGTCCGCGCGCGCGACGCCCGAGACCTGAGGCGGATCGTGCTGGAGGACATCCAGGCGATCCCGTCCGTGCGCTCGACCCGGACGACGCTCATCTTCGAGGACTTCTCCCGGGCCTGACCCGCGTCCGCGCGCCCCGGGTTCCGTCCGCGCGGGTCCGCTCAGCGTCGCTCAGGGGAGCTCGATCACCACGCCGTCCTCGACGTGCGTGACACGGATGCCGGTGAGATCGGCGACCATGTGGTCGGGGGAGTGCGCGGCCGAGCCGGCGCCCACGCCGATGACGGTCATGCCCGCGGCCTTGGCGGCATCGATCCCCGCCTCGGAGTCCTTGAACACGACGCAGTCCTCGGGTGCCACGCCCAGCCGCCCCGCGGCCAGGACGAAGCCCTCCGGATCCGGTTTGGACGCCGACACGTTCTCGGCCGTGACGGTCAGGCCCGGCAGGGAGAGCCCGGCCGCCCCCATGCGGGCGGTCATCAGCGCGACATCGGCGGAGGTGACGATGGCGTGCGGCACGTCGGCGAGGGCCTCCAGCAGCGCGGCGGCGCCGGCGATCTCGGTGACGCCGTCCACGTCCTGGCTCTCGCGGGCGAGCATCTGCACGTTCTCGGCCAGGTTGATCCGGTGGTCGCGGTCGGGCAGCAGGATCGCCATGCTCTGATGGCCCTGCCGGCCGTGCACGACCTCCAGCACCCGATCCGGGTCGAGCCCGTGCGGCTCCGCCCACTCCAGCCAGAGGCGCTCCACCGCGGCCGTGGAGTCGACTAGGGTGCGTGCTCGAGGTGATGGCCGGGTCGCACCCGGTCGTGCTGCCCGAGCGGCGCGAGGTGACGCTGCACGAGGAGCGCGAGGTCGCGCTGCAGGCCTGAGCGCGGCGCCGGATGCGGATGTCGGAGGCGCTCGGCAGGATGGGGGCATGACGCCCGCCCCTCTTCCCGCCGAGCGCCTCCGCTCATCCCGGCCGCGCACGTCGCCGAGTCCCTCCGGGACGAGCTCGGACCGGCTGCGCTCGCACCGGCTGACGACGCCGGCGGCGACGGTGGCGGATGCCGCCGCGCACATGCTCGCGGTGCAGAGCCAGGACTTCCTCGCCGGCCGATGGGCGCTCGGCGTGCGCACGCGCGGCGAGCCGACCCTCGCGACGGTGGATGCCGCGTTCGCGCGCGGAGAGCTCGTGCGCGGCTGGACCATGCGCGGCACCCTGCACATCGTGCCGGCCCGCGATCTCGCCTGGATCCTGTCGGTGACGGCCGAACGGCAGCGCAGGCAGGCGGCGGCGCGGCACCGTCAGCTCGGCATCGACGAGGCGATGCTCGCCGTCGCCGAGCGCGCGATCCGTCCCGCGCTCGGCGACGGCGGACTCGCGCGCGCCGAGATCTTCGCGCTGTGGGAGCGGGCGGGCATCGATCCGCGCGCGCAGCGGGGCGTGCACCTGCTCGCCGCGCTCACCTTCGCCGGCGTGCTCTGTCAGGGGCCGGTGGCCGCGCGGAACGGGGGAGTGAGCCGCGATCAGCGGTTCGTGCTCGTCGAGGAGTGGGTGCGGGACCCGTACACGCCGGACGATCCGCTCGCGGAGCTCTTCGTCCGGTACATCCGGGGGCATGGCCCCGCAGGTGCCGCCGACTTCGCGTGGTGGTCGGGGCTCCCGCTCGGCACGGCGCGGGAGGCCGCCGAGCGCGCCGGTGCGCGCCTGACCGAGGTGGAGGACGGCGTCTTCCTCGCGCGGCCGCGTCCACGGCGTTCGCTGCCGGATGCCGCGACGTTCGCCCTTCCGGCCTTCGACGAGTACTACATCTCGTACGCCGATCGCACCGCCGTCTGCGCGCCGGAGCGCCTCGACGACATCGGCCCGGGGAAGAACGGGATGGTGCGCCCGGTGCTGGTGGCCGGCGGGCGCGTGGTCGGCACGTGGTCGGCGGCCGGAGGGGCGGAGCTGTTCGACGCGGATGCGGATGCCGAGGCGGCGGACCGCGGCGCGGCATCCGCCGTCGCCCGCTTCGCGAGCTTCGTGGGGAGCGAGCCCGCCCCGCGCTGACCGGCCACGACCCCGGCATCCGCCCCGGGCGTCACTCCTGGGCGTGGCGGTCGAGGAAGGCGTACACCTCGTTGTCGTCCACACCGGGGAAGGCGCCGCGGGGGAGCGGCGAGAACATGTGGGTGTGCACCCGGGCACTCGGCCACGCCTTGCCCTCCCAGCGGCGGCTGGCCTCCTCAGGGGCGCGGCGGCAGCACGACTCGTCCGGGCAGGTGGACTGGGCGCGGTGGCCGGTCTCCCGACCGCGCCACCAGCGGGCGTCGTCGAAGGGCACCCCGACCGTGATCGAGAAGCCGCCGTCGCTGGAGGACCCGGTCTGCGTCGAGCACCAGTACGTCCCGGACGGCGTGTCCGTGTACTGGTAGTGCTCGGTGGTGCGGTTGCGCTGCGCGAACGCGGCCCGTGCCGAGAACCGGCGGCACGCCGGCTGGCCCTCCACCGACCCGGTCACGTCCATGGGCAGCGGCAGGTCGTCGTTCTCGTACACCCGCGTGATCGCGCCGTTCTCGTCCACGCGCAGGAAGTGCAGCCGCATGTCCAGATGCTGGGTCATCAGGTTCGTCAGGCGCATCGCCGCCGCCTCGTGGGTGACGCCGAACGCGTCGCGGAAGTCCTCCACTGCGAGGTTCTTGTCCTTCTTGGCCTGCTGCAGGAACGCGACCCCGGCGGTCTCCGGGATCAGGCAGCAGGCGGCGAAGTAGTTGATCTCCAGCCGCTGCTGCAGGAAGTCCGCGTAGTCCGTGGGGCGAGTATGCCCGAGGATGCGGTGCGCCATCGCCTGCAGCGCCATCGAGCGCAGGCCGTGCCCGCCCGGGATCGACGCGGGCGGCAGGTAGATCCGGCCGTTCTCGAGGTCGGTGATCGACCGGGTGGAGTGCGGCAGGTCGTCGACGTACAGCAGCTCGAAGCCGAGCTTCTCGGCCATGATGCTCACGGTGCGGTGGGTGAGCGCGCCGGAGGTGTGGCCGGCCGCCTTGAGCTGCTTCTCGGCGAGCTTCTCGATCTCGGGAAGGTAGTTGTTCTGCTCCCGCATCTTCAGCCGCAGCTCGGTGTTCGCCCGGCGGGCCTCCTCCGGCGTGGCGATCGCCTCGCGCTCGCGGCGCTGCAGCTCGCGGTGCAGTCCGAGGATCGATTCGATGGTCTCGTCGCTCATGCTCTTGGTGACCCGCACCGGCGCGATGCCCAGCTGGCGGAACACCGGGCTGGCCTGCGCGCGCTCCAGCTCGATCTCCAGTGCGGCGCGGCGATTCGGCGGCTCCCCGGAGATGAGATCCGCCACCTCGGTGCCGCACACCTGCGCGATCGCCTGCAGCAGCGAGAGCTTCGGCTCGCGCTTGCCGTTCTCGATGAGGCTCAGCTGCGAGCCGGCGATGCCGACCTGCGCGCCGAGCTCGTCCAGGGTCAGGCCGCGGGAGGTCCGGTGGTGCCGGATGCGGTGGCCCAGGGTCGTCAGTTCCAGTCCGGTGCTCGCCATTCCTTGATCATATCGAAAGAACTCGACTTCTTTCAGACCATTTGGGACGAAAGTGGTCCTGAAGTGCGAAGAAGATAGAGGTACAGCATCCGCCTTCCCCAAAGGAGCAGCAGCTATGGCCATCGCCGAGACCTACGCCCCCCGCATCCCCTCCGTCGCCCCTGCGCGCGAGTTCGGAGCGGCACCGGCGTACGACACTCCGGCCATGGCCGAGCTGCGCGCGTGGGTGGACGAGATCGCGGCGCTCACCCAGCCGGATCGCATCCACTGGGTCGACGGCTCGCGCGCCGAGAACGACGCGCTCCTGCGGGGCCTCGTGGACGAGGGCAAGCTCATCAAGCTCAACCCCGAGTGGCGGCCGGGTTCGTACCTCGCCCGCTCCCACCCCAGCGACGTCGCGCGCACCGAGGCGCGCACCTTCATCGCCTCCGAGAAGGAGGAGGATGCCGGACCGACGAACAACTGGGCCGACCCCGCCGAGATCCGCACGACGCTGAACGGCCTCTTCGAGGGCTCCATGCGCGGACGCACGATGTACGTCGTGCCGTTCTCGATGGGCCCGGTGGGCGGCAAGCTGTCCCACATCGGCGTCCAGGTCACCGACAGCGCCTACGCCGTCGTCTCGATCGGCATCATGACCCGCGTCGGCGACGCCGTCACGCGGCAGATCGCCGAGGGTGCGCCGTGGGTGAAGACCGTGCACTCCGTCGGCGCCCCGCTCGAGCCGGGTCAGCAGGACGTCGAGTGGCCGTGCAACGACGAGAAGTACATCGTGCACTTCCCGGACACGCTCGAGGTCTACTCCTTCGGCTCCGGATACGGCGGCAACGCCATCCTCGCCAAGAAGTGCTTCGCCCTGCGGATCGCCTCGGTGATCGCCCGCGACGAGGGCTGGCTCGCCGAGCACATGCTGCTCATCCGCGTCACCGACCCGAACGGCCGGGCCTACCACGTCGCCGCGGCCTTCCCGTCCGCGTGCGGCAAGACGAACCTCGCGATGCTGCGCCCGACCATCCCCGGCTGGAAGGTCGAGACGCTCGGCGACGACATCGTCTGGATCCGCCCCGGCGAGGACGGCCGGATGTACGCGATGAACCCGGAGGCGGGCTTCTTCGGCGTCGCCCCGGGCACCGGCGAGTCCACCAACGTGACCGCCGTCGAGACGCTGTGGGGGAACACGATCTTCACCAACGTCGCGCTCCGCCCGGACGGCGACGTCTGGTGGGAGGGCCTCACCGACACCCCTCCGGCCGAGCTCATCGACTGGCAGGGCAACCCGTGGACCCCGGACTCCGGCCGCCCGGCCGCACACCCGAACTCGCGCTTCACCGTGGCCGCCTCGCAGTGCCCGCAGATCGCGGAGGACTGGGAGTCGCCCGAGGGCGTGCCGCTGGATGTCATCCTGTTCGGCGGGCGGCGCGCGTCCAACGTGCCGCTCGTCGTCGAGGCGACCGACTGGACCCACGGCGTCTTCCTGGGCTCGACCATCTCGTCGGAGCGCACCGCGGCGGCGGAGGGGACCGTGGGCGAGCTGCGCCGCGACCCGTTCGCGATGCTGCCGTTCTGCGGGTACAACATGGGCGACTATTTCGCGCACTGGCTCAAGGTCGGCCGCACGCTCCGCTTCGACCGCGCTCCGCGGATCTTCCAGGTCAACTGGTTCCGCCGGGGCGAGGATGGCCGGTTCCTGTGGCCGGGCTTCGGGGACAACGCCCGGGTGATCGACTGGATCATCCGGCGCATCTCCGGCGAGGTCGACGCCGTGGACAGCCCGATCGGGCGCCTGCCCCGCATCGAGGACCTGAACCTGGACGGCCTGGAGATCCGGGAGGAGGATCTCGCCGAGCTGTTCGCGATCGACGGGGACGCCTGGTTGCGCGAGGCCGACCTCACCGAGGAGTTCTACGGCATCTTCGGCGACCGGCTCCCGGCCGCGCTGCGCAGCGAGCTCGAGGCGCTGCGCTACCGGCTGAACGCCGCGCGGTAAGGCGGGCGTTCCCGCAGGGGTGCATCGCGCCGCCTCGCGCGGTGACAGACCCGGATGCGGGGCGCCGAGACGATCATGGCTGAGTGGTCTCGGTGCTCCGCATCCGTCGACGGAAGGCCGTCGCTCTCCGGAGCGGCGGCCTTTCGCATCCGCTATCCGACCGCGTCCGATCCCCGGCTTTGGTATCCCAAAAGGAAATCCGGTGTACCAAAACCTTGACGCGTGCGTGCCGGCATCTTCTTCCTCGGCTACTTCCTGTTCGAGGTGCCGAGCAACCTCGTGCTGCAGAAGATCGGTGCGAAGAAGACCATCATGCGGATCACCCTGGGCTGGGGCATCGTCAGCGTGCTGATCCTGCTGCTCGTCCCGAAGTTCCGCGAGGCGCCGAAGACGGAGACGATCACGATCGCCGTGCCCGAGACCGAGGCCGAGGCCGAGGTCGTCCGCATCACGGATGCCGTAGCTGAGGCGCCGGTGCCCGCGACGGATGCCCCGGCGCCGGCGGCGGCGAAGGGGCCAGAGGTGCAGGCATGAGCGGCATCCCTCTCGACGAGATCAACGACATGGACCGCGACCGCTTCGTAGCGGCGCTGGGGCGGGTGTTCGAGAACTCACCGTGGGTCGCGCGCGCCGCCTGGGACGCACGCCCGTTCGCGGACGTCAGCGAGCTGCACCGTGCGATGTTCGCGGTCGTCGAGGACGCCGATCGGCAGCAGGTGCTCGACTTCCTGAACGCCCACCCCGCCCTGGCAGGGAAGGAGGCCAGGGCGGGGGAGATGACCCCGGAATCGGTCGGGGAGCAGTCCAGCGCCGGTCTGGACGCGCTCGGCCCCGAGGAGTTCGCGCGGATGGCCGAGCTGAACGCGGCCTACCTGGCGCGGCACGGGTTCCCGTTCGTGATCGCGGTGCGCGGGCACACGAAGGAGTCGATCTTCGCGGAGTTCGAGCGCCGCCTCGGCAGACACACCGAGACCGAGCGGCAGGAGGCGCTCGCGCAGATCGCGCTCATCTCGCGCAGCCGGCTCGACCGCGTGGTCGCGGTGTGATTCGCGGCCGCGGCCCGAGCACCGCGGCCGCGGCCTGAGCACGGCCGCCTGAGCAGGGCGGCGCCCCTGCCTCAAGCGGGCAGGTGATCTCTCAGGCGAGCAGCTGGTGCCGGGCCAGATCCCGGTAGAGCGGCACGCGCTCCACCAGCTCGTCGTGACGGCCCTGGCCGACGACGACCCCGTCCTCCAGCACGACGATGAGATCGCTGTCGACCACGGTGGACAGCCGGTGCGCGATCACGAGCAGGGTGCGGTCCGCGGAGACCGCGTCGATGGCCTCCCGCATCCGCTGCTCGTTCACGCCGTCCAGCGACGAGGTCGACTCGTCCAGCAGCAGGATCGGCGCCTCGGTGAGCAGGGCGCGGGCGATCGCCAGCCGCTGGCGCTCGCCGCCGGACAGCATCACGCCGTC
This window encodes:
- a CDS encoding dihydrolipoamide acetyltransferase family protein; protein product: MSTLTSHVFRLPDLGEGLTEAGLVQWLVQVGDTIRTDQAIAEVETAKSVVELPSPFSGVVTALHGEPGDTIPVGAPVLEVADAVPAPSPSLNEPGSLPRPLSERGVAERDETPAPHAASAQETYRTEERAGSGNVLIGYGTSERTTSGRRRRPREAAPAAVSGRPQESRTISPDASAERADVQTSDAAAQAAAPRPGEARRPVAVRSPLVRRLARDLGLDVHTITPTGPDGAITRADVLRAAVDHAVDGVAAASAGAATSGAPAASASDAASAASGTAAGTRDAVAGLSVRARERLSPLRKAASATFSRSRAEIPEATVWVDVDATRLWELRAELAADGRAPSLTALIARFVLLALADHPLLASRLSEDGQEIVTFDGVNLGVAADTPRGLMVPVIPRAHELTVDELDAALRELAETARAGGMPPERLRGSTFTINNYGAFGVDGSAAIINHPEVAILGVGRMIERPWVVDGAIVPRRIAQLSLVFDHRVCDGGYAAGFLRRVVELIEHPLRAYGRV
- a CDS encoding alpha-ketoacid dehydrogenase subunit beta, encoding MTLAHDDIRLDTAHAEPAVQTMTMAAALNRALADALAEDPDVVVFGEDVGALGGVFRITDGLTARFGEDRCFDTPLAESGIVGTAVGMAMNGMRPVVEMQFDAFAFPAFEQIVSHVAKLGNRTRGAMRMPMVIRIPFGGGIGGVEHHCDSSEAYYAHTPGLTVVCPSTPQDAYSLLRAAIASPDPVVFLEPKKLYWSKGEVDTSRTAEIGTAHIVRDGTDVTVIAYGACVPLALEAAEIAAGEGRSVQVVDVRSLTPFDDAMVTAAVRSTGRAVVVAEAPGFASVASEIQARVFERCFEFLEAPVRRVTGFDTPYAPPKLEHWYLPDADRILDAIDSLHWEDE
- the pdhA gene encoding pyruvate dehydrogenase (acetyl-transferring) E1 component subunit alpha, producing MRYEHLLPRDAPVRLIDETGAAVADDHYRMPDDDTLLRAYRGLVEGRRINDQAGALVRQGRLAVYPSSHGQEACQVGAALVLGDRDWLFPTYRDAVAIIGRGVSPAEAMTLLKGDWHSGYDPTAHRVAPQTTPLATQLLHAVGFAQAAKHRGEDTAVLALCGDGATSEGDFHEAMNFAAVFHVPVVFFVQNNEFAISVPLSRQTAAPSLAHKAIGYGMPGERVDGNDVAAVLAVLGEAVDRARTGGGPSLVEAHTYRMQAHTNADDDTRYRDRTDVQAWTARDPLLRLRAHLAGRQLLDDAAEERIAAEAEEVAAALRTALNTDADHDPEDLFRFVTATRSPQLEEQWRMLRDEIDRASLADAGGHR
- a CDS encoding Lrp/AsnC family transcriptional regulator, whose product is MAELDEVDQAILAELRKDARSSMTAIADAVHISRAGAHARIKRLTDAGVITGYTVRTDPVLLGHHASAYVMLAIEQATWQDVQDRLRAIPEVEHMALVGGDVDVILLVRARDARDLRRIVLEDIQAIPSVRSTRTTLIFEDFSRA
- a CDS encoding winged helix DNA-binding domain-containing protein, encoding MTPAPLPAERLRSSRPRTSPSPSGTSSDRLRSHRLTTPAATVADAAAHMLAVQSQDFLAGRWALGVRTRGEPTLATVDAAFARGELVRGWTMRGTLHIVPARDLAWILSVTAERQRRQAAARHRQLGIDEAMLAVAERAIRPALGDGGLARAEIFALWERAGIDPRAQRGVHLLAALTFAGVLCQGPVAARNGGVSRDQRFVLVEEWVRDPYTPDDPLAELFVRYIRGHGPAGAADFAWWSGLPLGTAREAAERAGARLTEVEDGVFLARPRPRRSLPDAATFALPAFDEYYISYADRTAVCAPERLDDIGPGKNGMVRPVLVAGGRVVGTWSAAGGAELFDADADAEAADRGAASAVARFASFVGSEPAPR
- a CDS encoding XRE family transcriptional regulator, translated to MASTGLELTTLGHRIRHHRTSRGLTLDELGAQVGIAGSQLSLIENGKREPKLSLLQAIAQVCGTEVADLISGEPPNRRAALEIELERAQASPVFRQLGIAPVRVTKSMSDETIESILGLHRELQRREREAIATPEEARRANTELRLKMREQNNYLPEIEKLAEKQLKAAGHTSGALTHRTVSIMAEKLGFELLYVDDLPHSTRSITDLENGRIYLPPASIPGGHGLRSMALQAMAHRILGHTRPTDYADFLQQRLEINYFAACCLIPETAGVAFLQQAKKDKNLAVEDFRDAFGVTHEAAAMRLTNLMTQHLDMRLHFLRVDENGAITRVYENDDLPLPMDVTGSVEGQPACRRFSARAAFAQRNRTTEHYQYTDTPSGTYWCSTQTGSSSDGGFSITVGVPFDDARWWRGRETGHRAQSTCPDESCCRRAPEEASRRWEGKAWPSARVHTHMFSPLPRGAFPGVDDNEVYAFLDRHAQE
- a CDS encoding phosphoenolpyruvate carboxykinase (GTP), with the protein product MAIAETYAPRIPSVAPAREFGAAPAYDTPAMAELRAWVDEIAALTQPDRIHWVDGSRAENDALLRGLVDEGKLIKLNPEWRPGSYLARSHPSDVARTEARTFIASEKEEDAGPTNNWADPAEIRTTLNGLFEGSMRGRTMYVVPFSMGPVGGKLSHIGVQVTDSAYAVVSIGIMTRVGDAVTRQIAEGAPWVKTVHSVGAPLEPGQQDVEWPCNDEKYIVHFPDTLEVYSFGSGYGGNAILAKKCFALRIASVIARDEGWLAEHMLLIRVTDPNGRAYHVAAAFPSACGKTNLAMLRPTIPGWKVETLGDDIVWIRPGEDGRMYAMNPEAGFFGVAPGTGESTNVTAVETLWGNTIFTNVALRPDGDVWWEGLTDTPPAELIDWQGNPWTPDSGRPAAHPNSRFTVAASQCPQIAEDWESPEGVPLDVILFGGRRASNVPLVVEATDWTHGVFLGSTISSERTAAAEGTVGELRRDPFAMLPFCGYNMGDYFAHWLKVGRTLRFDRAPRIFQVNWFRRGEDGRFLWPGFGDNARVIDWIIRRISGEVDAVDSPIGRLPRIEDLNLDGLEIREEDLAELFAIDGDAWLREADLTEEFYGIFGDRLPAALRSELEALRYRLNAAR
- the uraD gene encoding 2-oxo-4-hydroxy-4-carboxy-5-ureidoimidazoline decarboxylase, with product MSGIPLDEINDMDRDRFVAALGRVFENSPWVARAAWDARPFADVSELHRAMFAVVEDADRQQVLDFLNAHPALAGKEARAGEMTPESVGEQSSAGLDALGPEEFARMAELNAAYLARHGFPFVIAVRGHTKESIFAEFERRLGRHTETERQEALAQIALISRSRLDRVVAV